The DNA window CGATCACGGAGTTCACGATCACGGAGTTGCCCGGTGGGGACGAGGCCCGGGTGCGCCTGGACGGTCCCGTCGACGCCGCCTCCGCCGCGCTCGCCCGCCAGGAGCTGCTGCGCCGCAGCCGGGGCGGAACCGTCCCGATGACCGTGGACCTCTCCGGGGTGACGCACCTGGCCAGCGCCGGCGTGTCAGCCCTGCACATGGTCGCGGACAGCCACCGGGGCGAGGCGCCGCTCACGCTCGTCGCGCTGCCGGGCAGCCCCGCGCGGCAGGTCCTGGAGATGGTCGGCCTCTCCGGAGTCACCCCATAGTTATCCACAGGCGCTCGTTGCTGTCGGTCCCGCTCTCTACTATCGCTGGGTGACTTCGGCTCCCGCAGTGCCCGTTAACCCCGATCCCGCGGACAGCGCCACCGACGCCCTCAACCGGATCTTCGGCTACCCGTCGTTCCGCGGTGAGCAGGGCGACATCGTCGAGCATGTGATCGCCGGCGGTGACGCGCTGGTGCTGATGCCGACCGGTGGCGGCAAGTCGCTCTGCTACCAGATTCCGGCGCTGGTCCGGCCGGGCACCGGCGTGGTGATCTCGCCGCTGATCGCGCTCATGCAGGACCAGGTGAACGCGCTGCGCACGCTCGGGGTGCGGGCGAACTTCCTGAACTCCTCGCAGGACCTGGACGAGCGGCGGATCGTCGAGGCCGAGTTCGTCGCCGGCGAGCTCGACCTGCTCTACGTCGCACCCGAAGGATTGGGTACGGCCGGGGTGCAGCGCCTGCTCGACCGGGGCAAGATCTCGCTGTTCGCGATCGACGAGGCGCACTGTGTGGCGCAGTGGGGCCACGACTTCCGGCCCGACTACCTGAACCTGTCGATGCTGCACGAGCGCTGGCCGGACGTTCCCCGGATCGCGCTGACCGCCACCGCGACGCCCGCCACCCGTGACGAGATCGCGACCCGGCTGCGGCTCACCGAGGCGCGGCACTTCACCGCGAGCTTCGACCGGCCCAACATCCAATACCGGATCGTCCCCAAGAACTCGCCCAGCAAGCAGCTTCTCGACCTGTTGCGCACCGAGCACGCCGGGCACTCCGGCATCGTCTACTGCCTGTCGCGCGCCTCGGTGGAGAAGCACGCGGAGTTCCTCAGCCAGAACGGGATTCCGGCCCTGCCGTACCACGCCGGTCTGGACTCGCGGACCCGGTTCCAGAACCAGGCCCGGTTCCTCCGCGAGGACGGTCTCGTGATGGTCGCGACGATCGCGTTCGGGATGGGGATCGACAAGCCGGATGTACGGTTCGTCGCGCACCTGGACCTGCCGAAATCGGTGGAGGGGTACTACCAGGAGACCGGCCGCGCCGGACGTGACGGGCTGCCCTCGACGGCCTGGCTGGCGTACGGGCTGCAGGACGTGGTGCAGCAGCGCAAGCTGATCGACGGCTCGGACGGCGACGTGGCGTTCCGGCGCAACGCGAACCGTCACCTGGACGCGATGCTGGCGCTCTGCGAGAGCGTGACGTGCCGGCGGGGTCAGCTCCTCGAGTACTTCGGACAGACCGGCAACGCCGAGAAATGCGGCAACTGCGACACCTGCCTGACGCCGCCGGAGTCGTGGGACGGCACGGTGCCGGCGCAGAAACTGCTCTCCACCGTCTTCCGGCTGCAGAAGGAGCGCGGGCAGAAGTTCGGCGCCGGGCAGTCGATCGACATCCTGCTCGGCAAACGGACCGAGAAGGTCAGCCAGTTCCGCCACGACGAGCTGACCGTGTTCGGCATCGGCGCCGACCTGCGCGAGGCGGAGTGGCGTGGCGTGGTGCGGCAGCTGCTGGCCGGTGGTTTCCTCGCGGTCGAGGGTGAATACGGAACCCTGGCCCTGACCGAGCGCAGCGGCGAGGTGCTGCGCGGCGAGCGCAAGCTGATGATGCGCCGGGAGGTGGCGACCCGGCCGTCCCGATCCTCGTCCGGGTCATCGTCATCGTCGCGCCAGCCCGCCGCGGCGCCGGCGGACTTCCCCGAGTCGGCGGCCCCGCTGTTCGAGCGGCTGCGCGCGTGGCGCGGGTCGGTGGCGAAGGAGCAGGGCGTTCCCGCCTACGTGATCTTCCACGACGCGACGCTGCGGGCGATCGCGGCGCTGGCGCCGGCCAGCCTCGATCAGCTCGGCACGGTGACCGGTGTCGGCCAGAGCAAGCTGGCGAAGTTCGGCGAGCAGGTGCTGGAGGTCGTCGGTTCTGAACCCGCCGATGCGCAGGGGCACGATGAGTGATCCCCGGGGGCCGCAGCGGCGGCCCCCGGGAACCATTGCCCCGGAACCATCGCTCAGCTCTCGCGGATCGCCTCACCGGCGATCTCGATGCGCACCTTCTTGCCGACCAGGACGCCACCGCTCTCCAGCAGCACGTTCCAGACCAGGCCGTAGTCCTCGCGTTCGAACTCGGCCGTCGCGCTGAACCCGAAGATGTCCCGCCCGTACGGGTCCCGCCGTGCCCCGCCGAACTCCATGTGCAGGCTGATCGGCCGGGTCACGTCCTTGATCGTCAGAATGCCGCTCACCACGAACCGCCCGGACGCCCGGGTGGCCGCCGCCGGGAGGTCGGACGGGGCACCCCGCCGGGCGAGCGGGTTGTTGCGGAGCCGGGCCCACTGGAAGATCGGGTCGCTGTCCGCCTCCCACGTGATGCCGGTGCTACGGAACTCCAGCGTCTTGTAGCGCTCGACGTCGAGGAAGTCCGGGCTGGAGAGGTGCGTGTCCCGCTCCGGGTTGTGCGTGTTGATGCTGTCCGCCCGGATGGTCGCGCTGACCTGGGACTGGAGCGGGTCCTCGGCCACCAGGATCGAGGCGTTGCCCTGCGCGAACTCGCCGCGGATCGGGCTGACCATCATGTGCTGGGCGACGAACCCGATCCTCTTGTGGGCTTCATCCAGTGTGTACACACCCGGATCCGGAATCATCAGGCCGTTCCACTCCCGGATCGGCCGGTCGACGTTCACGTAGCCCCTCCCCCTCGGCACTTCGCGCCTGTTGACCCTGCACTCGTTCGGACATGCACTCGTTCGGACATGCACTCGTTCGGACCTGTGCTTGCTCGGACCTGTGCTTGCTCGGACCTGTGCTTGCTCGGACCTGTGCTTGCTCGGACCTGAACTTTGTTGACCGCGCACTTGTTGAATCGTGAATTAGTCGCGATTCTAGGCACCGCGGTGCTCGAACCGCGCCCCCGAGGATTACCTTTCGTGTCGGCCGCCACAGTCACCGGAGTGCCCAAGATCCGGGTTTTGGTCCGATTTGGTCACGTTACAGATCAGTGCTCAACAACGGCCTTGAGCTGCCCAAACGCTCGAAGGGTCGGTCATCTCAGATGAGCGGAGGACCGAATCCCCCTGCTTTTGTCGGAAGCTCGACACCGAGTCGGCAACCACTCTGCGTAGGCAAACGTGAGGATCGTCTCGTTCGACAACCAAACGACTCGCAATGACTTCACAGAATTGAATACGTTGCGAATTCGCGTGACTACACAACGATTCCTCGGCGTGCCGGAGGATCGTCCCCTGTGAACTTCCGCGGCCACCGGTGTCCCGCCGGGCCCGGCATGTGATCATTCTCCGATGGGAACCTGGGACTTCGGGCCGTTCGACAACGACAGCGCCGCCGACTGGTGCGGCGACCTGCAGGACACCGAGCCGTCCCGCCGCGTCGCGATGATCCGGGAGACCCTCAGCGAGGTGCTGCACGAGGGCGAGTACCTGGACAGCGACGAGGGCGCGGCAGCCGTCGCAGCCGCCGCGGTCATCGCCTCCCAGCTGCCCGGCGGTTCGCCGCTCACCTCCGCGTACGCCCCGGACTTCCTGACCGGGGGCGGCAGCCTGGAGATCCCCGCCGACCTGCCCGCCCTGGCGTTGCGCGCGCTGGACCGGGTGGCCGGCGACGACTCGGAGTGGCGCGACCTCTGGGAGGACAGCCTGCCGAAGGCGCTCACCGCCCTCCGCCCGGTCCGCGAGGTCCTGGAGGAAGCCGCGGCCTGAAACACGGTCGGCCAGATCAACCCGGGCCGCCCGGGCTGGGGAGGGCCGCCCCGGCAGGGCAGGGCCGCCCGCGCTGGGAGGGCCGCCCGGGCAGGGCACGGCCGCCCGGCCAAGGCAGGGCACCGCTTGGGGAGAGCAGGACCGCGCAGGGCCGGGCTCCCGGCGACTCGCGGCCTCCGGCTGAGGGCCGCGCCTACTCGGGCTGCGCCACATTCACCATCCAGGGCACGCCGAACCGGTCGACGAGCTGCCCGAACTCGTCGCCCCACATCTGTTTCTCCAGCGGCAGCGTCACCTCGCCGCCCTCGGCGAGCTCGGCCCACACCTCGCGCAATCCGTCGTCGCTGTGGCCGCTCAGGCTGACCGTCATGGTGTCGCCCGGGTTCCACCCCATGCCCGGCGGGGTGTCCGACGCCATCAGCGTGTAGCCCTGCGGCGTGTCCAGCCGGGCATGCATGAGTTTGTCCTGGAACGCGGGATCGGGCATGCCGAACTCACCGAACGTCGACATGGACAGCTCACCGCCGAAAACGCCGCGGTAGAACTCCATGGCCTCGCGGGCGTTGCCGTTGAACGAGATGTAGGGGTTCAGTCGAGAAGTCATGCCCGCACGCTAGACCGGCCCTCCGACACTTTCCGCGCGATCGACGCGCGTCCACCCGCTCGATACCGCGCGGCCCACCGTCACCATTTTGCGTGGCGCTCGAGTAAATACCGGCGGGATAAGACGATGGTCAATAGGAAAGCAGGCGGGTACGAGGCGCATCACCCCGTACCCGCCGCTATCGGATCAACGGTGATCCGAGCCCTCGGATTCGACAGCCGCCCGGCCCGCTTCGAGACGGGCGATCGGCACCCGGAACGGTGAGCACGACACGTAGTCCAGGCCCACCTCGTGGAAGAAGTGCACCGAGTCCGGGTCGCCGCCGTGCTCGCCGCAGACACCGAGCTTCAGACCGGGACGGGCGGCCCGGCCCTCCTCCGCGGCGATCCGCACGAGCCGGCCCACGCCGTCGGTGTCGATCGACTCGAACGGCGAGATGCCGAAGATGCCGAGTTCCAGGTACCGCCAGAAGAACGCGCCCTCGACGTCGTCCCGGGAGAAGCCCCAGCCCATCTGGGTCAGGTCGTTGGTGCCGAACGAGAAGAACTCGGCGGCCTCGGCGATCTGCCCGGCGGTCAGAGCGGCCCGCGGCACCTCGATCATCGTGCCGATGAGGATCTCGACGGCGGAGCCGCCCGGAGAAGCGGAGCTGCCTGCGGAGCCGGACGACCCGAGCACCTCCGCGATGATCTTCTCAGCCTCCGCCCGTACCGTCTCAAGCTCTTGAACCGCACCGACCAGAGGGACCATGATCTCCGGCCGCGGCTTGCCGCCCTCGGCGGCGAGCGCGGCGGCCGCCTCGGCGATCGCCCGCACCTGCATCGCGAAAAGACCGGGAATGACCAGGCCGAGCCGTACGCCACGAAGCCCGAGCATCGGGTTCTGCTCGTGCATCCGGCGCACCGCCGCGAGCATCTGCTCGTCGTGCTCGACCCGCTGGCCGTGCTCGTGCGCGACGGCGACCTTGACCGCCAGCTCCTCCAGCGACGGCAGGAACTCGTGCAGCGGCGGGTCGATCAGCCGGACCGTCACGGGCAGGCCGTTCATCTCCCGGAAGATGTCCAGGAAGTCCGCCCGCTGCAGCGGCAGCAGGGTCGCGAGGGCGTCGTCGCGCTCCGCCTCGGTACGCGCCAGGATGAGCCGTTCCACCAGCTCACGGCGGTCGCCGAGGAACATGTGCTCGGTGCGGCACAGCCCGATGCCCTGGGCGCCGAACCGCCGTGCCCGGGCCGCGTCGGCGCCGGTGTCCGCGTTCGTGCGGACGGTGAGGCGGCGCTTCTCGTCGGCGTGCGTGATGATCCGGTGCACGGCGTAGACCAGCGGATCGTTGGCCTGGGCCGGGTCGAGGTCCCCCTCGAAGTACTGCACGACCTCGCTCGGCCGGACCGGCACCTCACCGAGGTAGACCCGGCCGGTCGTGCCGTCGATCGAGACCACGTCACCCTCGTTGACGGTGTGCGAGCCCACCGTGAAGGAAGCCGGCCCGACCTCCATCTCGTCGGCGCCGCAGACGCACGTCTTGCCCATGCCGCGGGCCACGACGGCGGCGTGCGAGGTCTTGCCGCCGCGGCTGGTCAGGATGCCCTGCGCGGCGATCATGCCGGGCAGGTCGTCCGGGTTCGTCTCCCGCCGGACCAGGATCACCTGCTTGCCCTGGGCGGCCACCTCGACGGCCCGCTGCGCGGTGAACACCACCTCGCCGTAGGCGGCGCCCGGCGAGGCGCCCACGCCCCGGGTGATCGGGGACGGGTCGCCGGAGAGGTCGAACCGGGGGAACATCAGCTGCCCGAGCTGGGCGCCGCTGACCCGGATCAGCGCCTCGTCGAGGTCGATCACGCCCTCGTCGACGAGCTGGCTGGCGATGGTGAACGCGGCGGCCGCGGTGCGCTTGCCGACCCGGGTCTGCAGCATCCAGAGCTTGCCGCGCTCGATGGTGAACTCGATGTCGCAGAGGTCCCGGTAGTGCCCTTCCAGCGTCGCCATGATCTGCATCAGCTCGTCGTAGGACTTCTTGTCGAGCCGTTCCAGGTCCGCGAGGGACAGCGTGTTGCGGATGCCGGCGACCACGTCCTCGCCCTGCGCGTTGGACAGGTAGTCGCCGTAGACGCCCTGCTCACCGGTGGCCGGGTCGCGGGTGAACGCGACGCCGGTGCCGGAGTCCGATCCCAGGTTGCCGAAGACCATCGCGACCACGTTGACCGCGGTGCCCAGGTCGGCCGGGATGCGCTCCTGGCGGCGGTAGAGCACGGCACGGTCCGCGTTCCACGATCGGAAGACCGCCGCGATCGCCAGGTCGAGCTGCTCCCGCGGATCCTGCGGGAACTCGTGTCCGGTGTGTTTGACGAACACCTTCTTGTACGCGGTGACCAGCGCGCGCAGGTCGTCGGCGTCGAGCTGGACGTCGTCCTTGACGCCCTTCGCCACCTTCGCCTCGTGCAGCGCGTCCTCGAACTCGTGCCCCGGCACCTCGCAGACGGTCTTGCCGAACATCTGGATGAGCCGCCGGTACGAGTCCCACGCGAACCTGTCGTTGCCACCGGCCTGCCGGGACAGCCTGTCCACCGACGCGTCGTTGAGCCCGACGTTGAGGACGGTCTCCATCATCCCCGGCATCGAGAACTTGGCGCCTGAGCGGACCGAGACGAGCAGCGGGTCGTTCGCGTCGCCGAGACGCCGGCCCATGTCGCGTTCCAGGGTGGCGAGGTGCTCGTCGATCTCCGCGCCGAGCCCGTCCACCTGCGTGCCGTTCTTGAGGAATTCCTTGCAAGCCTCAGCGGTGATCGTGAATCCGGGTGGGACGGGCAGGCCGAGGTTCGTCATCTCCGCGAGATTGGCGCCCTTGCCACCGAGCAGATCTTTGAGGTCCTTGTTTCCCTCATGGAAGTCGTAGACGAACTTCATGCCGCACCCACCTCCGGTTAAGAATCCGCGGCCGACGATGGTTTCTGCCCCGGGATTCGTAAGGCTAAGCACGCCAGAAGCGAATAGTTAACACTCCGATGACTTTTTCACACCGTGACGGAGAAGCCTGATCGGATCACGCTCTCTCCGCGCAGTAATGCGCAGAGCCCGAGAAAGCGGGGCCCTCAGATGCTGAACAGACGGGTGGTCGCGGGCGACGGAAGAGGCAGCGGCCCGGGCGTGGACACCGGGATGGCACCGGGATGGCACGGAGAAGCCGGTCCAGCCTCCCGGCGAACGGGACTGCCCCCTCACGAACCGGGCACTCCGCGCCACACCCCGCCGGCCCTCTGCTGGACCCGTGACCCACCTCTGGCCACCATGAATCACCTCTGGCAACCATGAGCAGCGACAAGTGCCCAGGAGCAGCAGAACGCCGCCAGGAGCAGCAGGAACGCCGATGCGCATCCCCCGATGCCGGCTGACCACAAACTGAGGTTGATGAGCCAACCCGAAGCCTAGGGGAACGCTGAACAGCGCTCAACAAAGTTCACCAGGACGGTGGAGTCCGCATCGGACAGTCGGGTGAGGCCGGTGAGGAGGGCCGGAAAATAAGGGCGCCGCTGCGAATTCCACGGGGGAAGAACTCGCAACGGCGCATGGCGAACAATAGACCACTGAGGTCACGTTGTCCATCCCACAGGTCGGCTCGTTCTAGCCGGACCCGTCTTCTGGCCGGCCCGGCTTCTGGCCGACCCGTCTTCTAACTGGCCCGGCTTCTAGCCGACCCGCTGGACGACCGAGCCGACGAGCCGCTGCCAGTCCGCCTCGAAGTTCGGCGAGGCGCTCGCGCTGTCCAGGCGGTAGATCGCGTAGGTATCGACGATCACCACGTTCCGGCTGGTCAGCACGGCTACCGCGGTGTCAGCGGTGCCCGGATGGGCGGCCTCGTAGTTCTTGTGCCGGACGATCACGAAGCCGGTCCAGCCGCCCTCGTTAAGCTCGCGGACCTCGGCGGTCTCGGTGAAGGCCGGCTCGTTGCGGTCCGCGGTGACCGTGGCCGGCACCTCGGCCGACGGCGGGCACTGGCCGGCCACGGTGCGCAGCAGCGCCAGACCGGCCTGCGCGGACGCGGCGTCCGGGTAGACCAGGGCGGTCTGGTGCAGGGTCTGCGCGCCGGTCTGCCCCTCGTCGGCGAGCGACGACGAGACCAGCTCGGCGCCGGGCGGCACCTCGGGCGGCGTGCTCGTGGCCCCGCAGAAGCTGACGAGCGTCTGCGCGGGCGCCGCGCTCTCCTCGGGAGCGGCCCAGGTCGGCCCGATCTCGGAGGCCTGCAGGAAGGCGCCGCGCATCGTGGTCACGCTGACCAGGCCACCGTCGGGCCCGGGGTCCGGCTCGTCCGACGAGCTGCAGCCGGCGACGAGGCTGCTGCCGGCGAGGCTCAGCGCGCAGACAGCGGCGAACGAGACGGCCCTGCCGGCAGCGGAACGGGAGGCTCCGGCAGCCAAGCGAGGGGCTCGGGCAGCAACGCGAAGGGCTCCGGCAGCAAAGCGGGGGGCGAACATCGGGCCATCTTGACAGACCCGGCCGATCCTGGGAAAAGCTCGACAACGCGTGAACGATCCACCACAACCGGCTAGCCGTCCCACGGCTCGAACTCACCCGTCGCGCCCAGCGTGGATCACGGTTAGCGTGACGGATAGCGGTGTCACTGGCGACTCGCCGCCGAGGAGGCCCTCATGCGCATCGATGCCATCGCCGCTCGCCTGCGGGCGGAGATCGGCGCGGACCGGGTGCTCAGCGACCGGCAGCAGCTGCGGACCTACGAGTGCGACGGGCTCGCCCACTACAAGGTCATCCCCGCGCTCGTCGTCCTCGCCGGCTCCGAGGAGGACGTGGTGGCGACCGTGCGGGCCTGCGCCGAGGCACACGTCCCGTTCGTGGCGCGCGGTTCCGGGACGGGGCTCAGCGGCGGCGCGCTCCCCCATGCGGACGGCGTGCTGATCGTGACGTCGCAACTGCGGACGATCGTGGAGCTGCGGCCGGAGGACGAGCGCGCGGTGGTCCAGCCCGGCGTGATCAACCTGCAGGTGACGAAGGCTGCCACGCCGTTCGGCCACTACTACGCGCCGGACCCGTCCAGCCAGCAGATCTGCTCGATCGGCGGCAACGTGGCGGAGAACTCCGGCGGCGCCCACTGCCTGAAGTACGGCTTCACCACCAACCATGTGACGGGGCTGCGCGTGGTCGCCCCGGACGGTGACCTGGTCGAGCTGGGGGGCTTGGCCCCGGATACGCCCGGTTACGACCTGCTCGGCGCGTTCGTCGGATCGGAGGGCACGCTCGGGATCGCCACCGAGGTGACGGTGAAGCTGACCCGGTTGCCGGAGACCGTCCGTACCCTGCTGGCCGCCTTCGCCTCCACCGACCAGGCCGGCGCCGCCACCTCGGCGATCATCGCGGCCGGCGTGGTGCCGGCGGCGATCGAGATGATGGACGCGCTCTCCATCGAGGCCGCCGAGTCCGCGGTCCACTGCAACTATCCGGCCGGCGCCGGCGCGGTGCTGATCGTGGAGTTGGACGGTCC is part of the Actinoplanes missouriensis 431 genome and encodes:
- the recQ gene encoding DNA helicase RecQ, whose protein sequence is MTSAPAVPVNPDPADSATDALNRIFGYPSFRGEQGDIVEHVIAGGDALVLMPTGGGKSLCYQIPALVRPGTGVVISPLIALMQDQVNALRTLGVRANFLNSSQDLDERRIVEAEFVAGELDLLYVAPEGLGTAGVQRLLDRGKISLFAIDEAHCVAQWGHDFRPDYLNLSMLHERWPDVPRIALTATATPATRDEIATRLRLTEARHFTASFDRPNIQYRIVPKNSPSKQLLDLLRTEHAGHSGIVYCLSRASVEKHAEFLSQNGIPALPYHAGLDSRTRFQNQARFLREDGLVMVATIAFGMGIDKPDVRFVAHLDLPKSVEGYYQETGRAGRDGLPSTAWLAYGLQDVVQQRKLIDGSDGDVAFRRNANRHLDAMLALCESVTCRRGQLLEYFGQTGNAEKCGNCDTCLTPPESWDGTVPAQKLLSTVFRLQKERGQKFGAGQSIDILLGKRTEKVSQFRHDELTVFGIGADLREAEWRGVVRQLLAGGFLAVEGEYGTLALTERSGEVLRGERKLMMRREVATRPSRSSSGSSSSSRQPAAAPADFPESAAPLFERLRAWRGSVAKEQGVPAYVIFHDATLRAIAALAPASLDQLGTVTGVGQSKLAKFGEQVLEVVGSEPADAQGHDE
- a CDS encoding YceI family protein, whose translation is MIPDPGVYTLDEAHKRIGFVAQHMMVSPIRGEFAQGNASILVAEDPLQSQVSATIRADSINTHNPERDTHLSSPDFLDVERYKTLEFRSTGITWEADSDPIFQWARLRNNPLARRGAPSDLPAAATRASGRFVVSGILTIKDVTRPISLHMEFGGARRDPYGRDIFGFSATAEFEREDYGLVWNVLLESGGVLVGKKVRIEIAGEAIRES
- a CDS encoding DUF4259 domain-containing protein, producing the protein MGTWDFGPFDNDSAADWCGDLQDTEPSRRVAMIRETLSEVLHEGEYLDSDEGAAAVAAAAVIASQLPGGSPLTSAYAPDFLTGGGSLEIPADLPALALRALDRVAGDDSEWRDLWEDSLPKALTALRPVREVLEEAAA
- a CDS encoding VOC family protein, with protein sequence MTSRLNPYISFNGNAREAMEFYRGVFGGELSMSTFGEFGMPDPAFQDKLMHARLDTPQGYTLMASDTPPGMGWNPGDTMTVSLSGHSDDGLREVWAELAEGGEVTLPLEKQMWGDEFGQLVDRFGVPWMVNVAQPE
- the ppdK gene encoding pyruvate, phosphate dikinase translates to MKFVYDFHEGNKDLKDLLGGKGANLAEMTNLGLPVPPGFTITAEACKEFLKNGTQVDGLGAEIDEHLATLERDMGRRLGDANDPLLVSVRSGAKFSMPGMMETVLNVGLNDASVDRLSRQAGGNDRFAWDSYRRLIQMFGKTVCEVPGHEFEDALHEAKVAKGVKDDVQLDADDLRALVTAYKKVFVKHTGHEFPQDPREQLDLAIAAVFRSWNADRAVLYRRQERIPADLGTAVNVVAMVFGNLGSDSGTGVAFTRDPATGEQGVYGDYLSNAQGEDVVAGIRNTLSLADLERLDKKSYDELMQIMATLEGHYRDLCDIEFTIERGKLWMLQTRVGKRTAAAAFTIASQLVDEGVIDLDEALIRVSGAQLGQLMFPRFDLSGDPSPITRGVGASPGAAYGEVVFTAQRAVEVAAQGKQVILVRRETNPDDLPGMIAAQGILTSRGGKTSHAAVVARGMGKTCVCGADEMEVGPASFTVGSHTVNEGDVVSIDGTTGRVYLGEVPVRPSEVVQYFEGDLDPAQANDPLVYAVHRIITHADEKRRLTVRTNADTGADAARARRFGAQGIGLCRTEHMFLGDRRELVERLILARTEAERDDALATLLPLQRADFLDIFREMNGLPVTVRLIDPPLHEFLPSLEELAVKVAVAHEHGQRVEHDEQMLAAVRRMHEQNPMLGLRGVRLGLVIPGLFAMQVRAIAEAAAALAAEGGKPRPEIMVPLVGAVQELETVRAEAEKIIAEVLGSSGSAGSSASPGGSAVEILIGTMIEVPRAALTAGQIAEAAEFFSFGTNDLTQMGWGFSRDDVEGAFFWRYLELGIFGISPFESIDTDGVGRLVRIAAEEGRAARPGLKLGVCGEHGGDPDSVHFFHEVGLDYVSCSPFRVPIARLEAGRAAVESEGSDHR
- a CDS encoding FAD-linked oxidase C-terminal domain-containing protein, producing MRIDAIAARLRAEIGADRVLSDRQQLRTYECDGLAHYKVIPALVVLAGSEEDVVATVRACAEAHVPFVARGSGTGLSGGALPHADGVLIVTSQLRTIVELRPEDERAVVQPGVINLQVTKAATPFGHYYAPDPSSQQICSIGGNVAENSGGAHCLKYGFTTNHVTGLRVVAPDGDLVELGGLAPDTPGYDLLGAFVGSEGTLGIATEVTVKLTRLPETVRTLLAAFASTDQAGAATSAIIAAGVVPAAIEMMDALSIEAAESAVHCNYPAGAGAVLIVELDGPSAEVEAQFTEVTALCEQAGAFEIRVAADDAERQLIWRGRKSAFAAVGRISPDYIVQDGVIPRTALPEVLRRINEVADEHGVRVANVFHAGDGNLHPLVLFDDGVPGEAERAETVSGAIIDLCIEHGGSITGEHGVGVDKARYMPRMFSDTDLETMHLVRCAFDPENLANPGKIFPTPRLCGERPGRHRGALDHEGAEVF